One genomic segment of Desulforamulus reducens MI-1 includes these proteins:
- the trpD gene encoding anthranilate phosphoribosyltransferase — protein MMSIEKQKEFGGLITRLLQKENMDRATAKEKFSEVLNNTQTEMQQGAFLAALTAKGETAAEIAGIWEAIYELDTVKVNPYISSPLVDNCGTGMDTIKTFNISTAASIIAAAAGVKMAKHGARAITSVCGTIDILEELGVDVECDTTVVKQSIEQAGIGIFNGMSPKVHPQALGRILSKISFGTVLNIAASLANPALPQYGVRGVYSAELVEPVAKVMREIGYKKALVVHGMDETGKYGMDEASTLGETVIAELKEDGKIVKYSFSPEDMGIQRTQKHKLQPLGERKKEAVRLVTLLSKKDDEARQDIVCLNAALIFYMMGLSSSIREGCIYAKEIIASGSALNKLKDWVKEQNRETQKGLAKLKMVLATAGLEG, from the coding sequence ATGATGAGTATTGAAAAGCAAAAAGAATTTGGTGGTCTCATCACCAGATTGCTTCAGAAGGAAAATATGGACCGTGCCACTGCGAAAGAAAAGTTTTCTGAAGTGTTAAACAATACGCAAACGGAAATGCAGCAAGGAGCATTTCTGGCGGCATTAACAGCAAAGGGGGAAACAGCTGCTGAAATAGCAGGAATTTGGGAGGCGATTTATGAGCTAGATACAGTGAAAGTAAATCCCTATATTTCATCCCCCTTGGTAGATAACTGTGGGACGGGTATGGATACAATAAAAACTTTTAATATTAGCACTGCTGCTTCTATTATTGCGGCGGCGGCGGGAGTTAAAATGGCCAAACACGGCGCTAGAGCCATTACCTCTGTGTGCGGGACGATAGATATTCTGGAAGAACTGGGTGTAGATGTTGAATGCGATACTACAGTTGTAAAACAAAGTATTGAACAAGCAGGAATAGGAATTTTTAATGGAATGAGTCCAAAGGTGCATCCTCAGGCCTTGGGTAGGATTTTATCAAAAATTTCTTTTGGGACAGTTTTAAATATTGCTGCTTCCCTTGCCAATCCTGCTCTTCCGCAATATGGGGTACGGGGTGTGTATTCAGCGGAACTGGTAGAACCTGTTGCCAAAGTTATGCGGGAAATTGGCTATAAAAAGGCTCTTGTTGTGCATGGGATGGATGAAACCGGGAAGTATGGTATGGACGAAGCCTCTACGCTTGGCGAAACGGTAATTGCGGAGCTAAAAGAAGATGGCAAAATTGTTAAGTACTCTTTTTCTCCCGAGGATATGGGAATTCAAAGAACCCAAAAACACAAGCTGCAGCCGTTGGGGGAGAGAAAGAAGGAAGCTGTAAGGCTGGTCACTCTTTTAAGCAAAAAAGATGATGAAGCAAGGCAGGATATTGTTTGTCTTAATGCTGCGTTAATTTTTTATATGATGGGATTAAGCAGCAGCATAAGAGAAGGATGCATTTATGCTAAAGAAATTATTGCTTCGGGGTCTGCGCTTAACAAACTGAAAGATTGGGTTAAAGAGCAAAACAGAGAAACCCAAAAGGGACTTGCAAAATTAAAGATGGTGTTAGCAACAGCAGGATTAGAGGGCTAA